The Thiohalobacter sp. DNA segment CGGCGGGGCGACAACCTCGCCATGATGTGGGCCATGGACGGCTTCAAGCGCCTGTTCGGCAGCCGCAACCCCCTGCTCGCGGGCGCGCGCAACCTGGGCCTGGGCCTGGTCGATCGCGCCGGCCCGCTGAAGACCCCGCTCATGCGCCAGGCCATGGGGCTCGCCGGTGACCTGCCGCGGATGGCGGATGCGCGATACCACAGAGGCAAGATGCAAGAGGCAGGATACAAGTGAGTTCGCGACCACCCGCTTGTATCTTGCCCCTTGGATCTTGTATCCCGCACTGAGTCCTGCCTGCTCGCGAAATGACAGCTCCCGACAAAAGAACCCCTCCATGAACGTATTCGAAGCCATAGAAAAACGCCGTGCCGTCAAGCTGTTCGACCCGGAGGCCAAGATCCGTCCCGAGGACGAGCGGCGCATGCTGGATGCCGCGCGGCTGGCACCCACGGCCTTCAACATGCAGAACTGGCGCTTCGTCAAGGTGCGCGATCCCGAGATCCGGGCCGGCATCCGCGCTGCGGCCTGGGATCAGGCCCAGATGACCGAGGCCAGCCTGCTGGTGGTGATCTGCGCCGACCTCAAGGCCTGGAAGCGCCAGCCGGAGCGTTACTGGGCGCATGCGCCGGCGGCGTTCCGCGAGCTGATCGTGCGTTCCATGCAGGACTTCTACCGCGGTCGCCCGGACATGGAGCGCGACGAGGCCATGCGCTCCTGCGGGCTGGCGGCCATGAACCTGATGCTGGCGGCACAGGCGCTGGGCTATGACACCTGCCCCATGGACGGCTTCGACTTCGAGCGGGTGGGCGAGCTGATCGCCCTGCCGGAGGACCATGTGATCGGCCTGATCGTGGCCATCGGCCGCCAGCGCGAGCCGGTCTGGCCCCGCGGCGGCCGGCTGTCCGCGGACGAGGTGGTGTTCGAGGACCGCTTTCCCGCGGACGACTGAACGGGCTTGGCTTGCCCGGGGGCAGCGGTTATAGTCGCTCCCTCGACGCACATCCCGCTGCGGG contains these protein-coding regions:
- a CDS encoding nitroreductase family protein, with amino-acid sequence MNVFEAIEKRRAVKLFDPEAKIRPEDERRMLDAARLAPTAFNMQNWRFVKVRDPEIRAGIRAAAWDQAQMTEASLLVVICADLKAWKRQPERYWAHAPAAFRELIVRSMQDFYRGRPDMERDEAMRSCGLAAMNLMLAAQALGYDTCPMDGFDFERVGELIALPEDHVIGLIVAIGRQREPVWPRGGRLSADEVVFEDRFPADD